From one Nitrospiria bacterium genomic stretch:
- a CDS encoding CDP-alcohol phosphatidyltransferase family protein, with product MANRITLLRVALLFIAIGFIYTDTVLGELIAFGVVLVVVLLDGLDGMIARRTGRADETGAVMDIFADRVVENALWIVFAHIGLIPVWIPITVMVRGLATDAVRSIARTRGETAFGTMLRSGIGRRVVASRASRAVYAAAKAVTFGYLLLYMALIRAQAVGLDLGGMENGLPWAYKFGMGLVYFTVACCLARGIPVLIEGRRYVRTEAK from the coding sequence ATGGCCAACCGCATCACACTTCTCCGAGTTGCCCTGCTCTTTATCGCGATCGGATTTATTTATACCGACACGGTTTTGGGTGAACTGATTGCGTTCGGAGTCGTCCTCGTCGTTGTTCTGCTGGACGGCCTGGACGGGATGATCGCGCGACGGACCGGACGGGCCGATGAGACCGGCGCGGTGATGGACATTTTCGCGGACCGGGTTGTTGAGAACGCGCTTTGGATCGTCTTCGCCCATATCGGGCTGATCCCCGTTTGGATCCCGATCACGGTGATGGTCCGGGGGCTGGCGACGGATGCGGTCCGGTCGATCGCCCGGACCCGCGGCGAGACGGCTTTCGGGACGATGCTGCGCTCCGGGATCGGCCGCCGGGTGGTGGCCTCGCGCGCCTCCCGCGCGGTTTATGCCGCGGCGAAAGCCGTCACCTTCGGATATCTCCTTTTGTACATGGCCCTGATCCGGGCCCAGGCGGTCGGACTGGATCTTGGCGGGATGGAAAACGGGCTTCCGTGGGCGTACAAGTTCGGGATGGGGCTTGTCTACTTCACCGTCGCATGCTGTCTGGCGCGCGGGATACCGGTTCTGATCGAAGGCCGACGCTATGTCC